The following proteins are co-located in the Flectobacillus major DSM 103 genome:
- a CDS encoding HlyD family efflux transporter periplasmic adaptor subunit, whose translation MEININDINPPQIYLNGYEPKKVDIPKPKLELRSEEVSDVLSKRPMLIIRHGLTIIALMGIVGILASWYIKYPEIIKGNVIITTEVPPIKVIPKASGRLQKLLVHPNQAVHQGDFVAEIENTTRLENLPVLQTLSQQLKRYLQNTSLKVVFPSNALTFGDLQMEYNNLLKNYQESERLLDDVIYGQRKNILIQQIADYKKLVAINQQQVEINKEEFRNIEMKYLADKKLYQEKVYGKLEFLGFENTFLQKKKENENYAKILIENSLTLSERQKQLVELDFEYLQKTRTYQDNLQQSVQNIENLLANWQQHYIISAPSDGTLNFLKNLTENQMIRAGDTLFAVVPQKQTIIALANVTAQNFGKVKVGQKAIVKLVNYPFEEYGSLSGSIQNIEYTPMGNQYRIQIKLPIGLNTNYHKTLPFRADMQGSVEIITEDLRLLERFFYNIRKILNQY comes from the coding sequence ATGGAAATTAATATTAATGACATAAATCCTCCCCAAATCTACTTGAATGGTTATGAACCTAAAAAAGTGGATATACCAAAACCAAAGTTGGAACTTCGTTCGGAAGAGGTAAGTGATGTTTTAAGCAAGCGTCCAATGCTGATTATTAGGCATGGATTAACAATTATTGCGTTAATGGGTATCGTTGGTATTTTGGCTTCGTGGTATATTAAGTATCCTGAAATTATTAAAGGCAATGTAATAATTACGACAGAAGTACCGCCAATAAAGGTAATACCTAAGGCTTCGGGTCGTTTACAGAAGCTATTAGTACATCCCAATCAAGCAGTACATCAAGGTGATTTTGTTGCTGAAATAGAGAATACTACTCGGTTAGAAAATTTACCCGTTTTACAAACACTCTCACAACAATTAAAACGCTATTTACAAAATACGTCTTTGAAGGTAGTTTTCCCTTCCAATGCACTCACCTTTGGTGATTTACAAATGGAGTATAATAACCTACTAAAAAACTACCAAGAATCGGAGAGGTTATTGGATGACGTTATTTATGGGCAACGAAAAAATATATTGATACAGCAAATCGCTGATTATAAAAAATTAGTAGCAATTAATCAGCAACAGGTGGAAATCAATAAAGAAGAATTTAGAAATATCGAAATGAAGTATCTTGCAGATAAAAAGCTCTATCAAGAGAAGGTTTATGGGAAATTAGAATTTTTGGGCTTTGAAAATACATTCTTACAAAAGAAAAAAGAAAATGAGAATTACGCCAAAATATTGATAGAGAATAGCTTGACACTTTCGGAAAGACAAAAACAATTAGTAGAGTTGGACTTTGAATACCTCCAAAAAACCAGAACCTATCAGGATAATCTACAACAGTCTGTCCAGAATATAGAGAACCTTTTGGCAAATTGGCAACAGCATTATATAATTTCTGCACCTTCGGATGGCACTTTAAATTTTTTGAAAAACCTTACCGAAAATCAAATGATTCGGGCAGGTGATACCCTATTTGCGGTAGTTCCTCAAAAACAGACAATTATTGCATTAGCTAATGTGACAGCTCAAAATTTTGGGAAAGTAAAAGTAGGTCAGAAAGCCATTGTAAAGCTAGTTAATTACCCTTTTGAAGAATACGGAAGTCTATCTGGCAGTATCCAAAATATAGAATATACTCCCATGGGAAATCAGTATCGAATACAAATTAAATTACCAATAGGACTGAATACTAATTACCATAAAACATTACCATTCAGAGCCGATATGCAGGGTTCTGTAGAGATTATTACTGAAGATTTGAGACTATTGGAAAGGTTTTTTTATAATATAAGAAAAATCCTGAACCAATATTAG
- a CDS encoding MerR family transcriptional regulator: MSNYSIKDLEQLSGIKAHTLRIWEQRYDILKPNRTDTNIRSYDDENLKLVLNIALLKDHGYKISEIAKMSLDEMAKEVMLISDKQINYPDQIHALTIAMLDLDEERFEKIISTNTLQFGFENMMINIIYPFLSRIGTLWITGSIGPAQEHFISNLIRQKLIVAIDGQLPSLRPGSKKYLLFLPEGELHETSLLFANYIIRARQNKVVYLGQSLPFNELVFAYNVHKPDYLMTVVTSVPAQDEIQKYVYKLAHTFPESKILITGYQVIGQDIDCPDNVEILTQIRGLIDFAAE; the protein is encoded by the coding sequence ATGAGCAATTATTCAATCAAAGATCTCGAACAATTATCGGGTATTAAAGCACATACTCTCAGAATCTGGGAGCAACGGTATGATATTCTCAAACCCAACCGAACCGATACAAATATTCGTTCTTATGATGATGAGAACCTAAAACTTGTGTTGAATATAGCCTTACTCAAAGACCACGGCTATAAGATTTCGGAAATAGCCAAAATGTCTTTGGATGAAATGGCCAAAGAGGTGATGTTGATTTCGGATAAACAAATCAATTATCCCGACCAAATTCATGCCCTTACAATTGCTATGCTTGATTTGGACGAAGAGCGTTTTGAGAAAATCATTAGCACAAACACCCTCCAATTTGGCTTTGAGAATATGATGATTAATATTATCTATCCATTCTTGAGTCGTATTGGTACTTTATGGATAACGGGGTCTATAGGGCCAGCTCAAGAGCATTTTATTTCTAATCTTATTCGTCAAAAGCTTATCGTGGCAATTGATGGCCAATTGCCTTCACTTCGCCCTGGCTCTAAAAAGTATTTATTATTTTTACCAGAAGGAGAACTACATGAAACAAGCTTACTTTTTGCCAACTATATTATTCGTGCCCGCCAAAACAAAGTGGTGTATTTAGGACAAAGTTTACCTTTCAACGAACTGGTATTTGCTTATAATGTCCACAAACCCGACTACCTCATGACGGTTGTAACGAGTGTACCAGCACAAGACGAAATCCAGAAGTATGTATATAAGCTAGCTCATACTTTTCCAGAAAGTAAGATTTTAATTACGGGTTATCAGGTAATTGGTCAAGACATCGATTGTCCTGATAATGTAGAAATATTAACCCAAATCAGAGGCTTGATTGATTTTGCAGCAGAATAA
- a CDS encoding carotenoid biosynthesis protein, which translates to MNLHIIQYNLTIRYQRIVFTILPLMYIVGFIGLQIPATKPYFQELSAFNLWVSVILLLFFHQGFNRSFISFCIICFGVGYGIEVVGVHTGLIFGSYWYGQTLGTKVAEVPIVIGANWLLLVYCSGIVMHQITNRYKIHPLAQKAVQALGIGVIMTSLDYLIEPIAIQLDFWQWQYNTIPQANFNAWFVVATCLGYYFATSSFKKENKLAFLLLFLQIIFFVAHTTAFYFK; encoded by the coding sequence ATGAACTTACATATTATTCAATACAACCTAACAATACGCTACCAAAGAATCGTTTTTACGATTCTGCCACTAATGTACATTGTAGGCTTTATAGGCTTACAAATACCTGCTACCAAACCCTATTTTCAGGAATTATCTGCATTCAACCTTTGGGTTTCTGTTATTTTGTTGTTGTTTTTTCACCAAGGCTTCAACCGTTCCTTTATTTCTTTTTGTATAATTTGTTTTGGTGTGGGCTATGGTATAGAAGTAGTGGGGGTTCATACGGGTCTTATTTTTGGGAGTTATTGGTATGGCCAAACGCTGGGGACTAAGGTGGCAGAAGTACCCATTGTGATAGGAGCTAACTGGTTGCTGTTGGTTTATTGTTCGGGTATAGTTATGCATCAGATTACCAACCGATATAAAATACACCCTCTGGCCCAAAAAGCAGTACAGGCTCTTGGTATAGGCGTTATTATGACATCGTTGGACTACCTAATTGAACCAATTGCTATTCAATTAGATTTTTGGCAATGGCAATACAATACTATACCACAAGCCAATTTCAATGCTTGGTTTGTGGTAGCTACCTGCTTGGGGTATTATTTTGCAACAAGCTCCTTCAAAAAGGAGAACAAATTGGCTTTTTTACTATTATTTCTACAAATCATTTTTTTTGTTGCACACACAACCGCATTTTATTTTAAATAA
- a CDS encoding 3-hydroxyacyl-CoA dehydrogenase NAD-binding domain-containing protein — MITTHIQKNIAILGINVANQPMNVLNSESIAALAQALGDVYGNTDIKGIIITSERPEFIAGADLKMILENNGKAPEELLKLSLELNHIFRKMETNGKPIVAAINGTALGGGFEVCLACHYRVALDTPKSVIGLPEVTLGLLPGGGGTQRLPRMIGIEKAAPLLLEGKKVSPKEALQLGLVNDLATSYDEMIQKAIAWIEANPHGIQPWDEVDRKTGKIKAQENYKVPGGNILSPKGVQLMMGGTAMTLNKTHGNYPAPIAIMSCVYEGLLVNIDRAIVIEARHFVKVANSSVAKNLIKTMFFGLNEVNKGAGRPKNTPSTEVKKLGILGAGMMGAGIAYVSAMAGIKVILKDTSLANAEKGKSYSEKLLDKAIERGKMTPQKAEQILSCIKPTDHYDDLADTDLIIEAVFENTELKASVTQEAEKYLHATGVFASNTSTLPITKLAQASQNPQRFIGIHFFSPVDKMQLVEIIVGKETNESTIALAMDYVKKIRKTPIVVNDSRGFYTSRVFTSYTSEGIELLKDGVNPTVIENVAKLMGMPVGPLAVSDEVALDLIYRISGEAVKAGALPETDSSYQISKQFTEMGRLGKKAKAGFYEYPDPSTGQKKYLWEGLKTLFPLQAQQPSASDIRKRLLYRQVLETIKCFEEGVVKTPLDADLGSILAWGFPAYLGGTFSFVETEGIQTFVLECDRLADTYGERFRPTNQLREKAQKG; from the coding sequence ATGATAACTACTCATATTCAAAAAAACATAGCCATTCTAGGCATTAACGTTGCCAACCAGCCTATGAATGTGCTCAACAGTGAATCTATTGCCGCATTGGCCCAAGCACTTGGTGATGTGTATGGCAACACGGACATAAAAGGTATTATTATTACTTCAGAACGACCCGAATTTATTGCTGGTGCCGATTTGAAAATGATTCTTGAAAACAATGGTAAGGCACCCGAAGAACTCCTCAAGCTTTCTTTGGAATTGAACCATATTTTCAGAAAAATGGAAACCAACGGTAAGCCTATCGTAGCGGCTATCAATGGTACAGCATTGGGAGGTGGCTTTGAGGTTTGTTTGGCCTGCCATTATCGGGTTGCTCTTGATACGCCTAAATCGGTTATTGGTCTACCCGAGGTAACGCTCGGCTTACTGCCTGGAGGCGGTGGCACGCAACGATTACCTCGTATGATTGGAATAGAAAAGGCTGCTCCTTTATTGCTAGAAGGCAAAAAAGTATCGCCTAAAGAAGCCTTGCAGTTGGGCTTGGTCAACGATTTGGCTACTTCATACGATGAAATGATACAGAAAGCCATTGCTTGGATAGAAGCCAATCCACACGGAATTCAGCCTTGGGATGAAGTTGATAGAAAAACAGGCAAAATCAAGGCTCAAGAAAATTACAAAGTACCAGGAGGGAATATCCTTTCGCCCAAAGGAGTACAACTTATGATGGGCGGTACTGCCATGACCCTCAATAAAACACATGGCAATTACCCTGCACCAATCGCCATTATGTCTTGTGTCTACGAAGGCTTATTGGTCAATATCGACCGTGCTATTGTGATTGAAGCTAGACATTTTGTTAAAGTAGCCAACTCGTCTGTTGCCAAAAATCTTATTAAAACCATGTTTTTTGGGCTAAACGAAGTAAATAAGGGAGCTGGTCGCCCTAAAAATACTCCTAGCACAGAAGTAAAAAAACTAGGTATTTTAGGTGCAGGTATGATGGGTGCAGGTATTGCGTATGTATCGGCGATGGCGGGGATTAAAGTAATATTAAAAGATACCAGTCTGGCAAATGCCGAAAAAGGTAAATCTTATTCCGAAAAACTCCTTGACAAAGCCATTGAACGAGGCAAAATGACACCCCAAAAAGCCGAACAAATTTTGTCGTGTATCAAACCTACCGACCACTACGACGATTTGGCCGATACTGATTTGATTATTGAAGCTGTTTTTGAAAATACGGAACTCAAAGCCAGTGTTACCCAAGAAGCTGAAAAGTACTTACATGCTACAGGCGTTTTTGCCTCTAACACTTCTACTTTGCCCATTACCAAACTGGCTCAGGCTTCACAAAATCCACAAAGATTTATTGGTATTCATTTCTTTTCGCCTGTTGATAAAATGCAATTGGTAGAAATCATTGTAGGCAAAGAAACCAACGAAAGTACTATTGCTTTGGCGATGGATTATGTCAAGAAAATTCGTAAAACTCCCATTGTAGTCAACGATTCAAGAGGGTTTTATACGTCGAGGGTATTTACATCATATACTTCTGAAGGGATAGAATTACTAAAAGATGGCGTAAACCCTACTGTGATTGAGAATGTAGCTAAATTGATGGGAATGCCCGTTGGCCCACTGGCAGTGTCCGACGAAGTGGCTTTGGATTTAATTTATCGTATTTCGGGCGAAGCCGTAAAAGCAGGAGCATTACCCGAAACCGACTCAAGTTATCAGATAAGCAAACAGTTTACAGAAATGGGTAGGCTAGGTAAAAAAGCTAAAGCAGGTTTTTATGAATACCCCGACCCCAGCACTGGCCAAAAAAAATACCTTTGGGAAGGACTCAAAACCCTGTTTCCCCTACAAGCTCAACAACCTTCAGCTAGCGATATAAGAAAAAGGCTGTTGTATCGTCAGGTATTAGAAACCATAAAGTGCTTTGAGGAAGGAGTAGTCAAAACGCCACTCGATGCCGATTTAGGGTCTATTCTTGCATGGGGATTTCCAGCCTATTTAGGAGGAACATTTTCGTTTGTCGAAACCGAAGGGATTCAAACCTTCGTATTGGAATGCGACCGCCTTGCTGATACTTATGGCGAAAGGTTTAGGCCTACGAATCAGCTACGAGAAAAAGCCCAAAAGGGTTAA
- a CDS encoding acetyl-CoA C-acetyltransferase has translation MNQAYIYDACRTPRGRGKSDGALHDIQPVQLAQQVLEQLRNRNQLDPTWVDDVILGCVTPIGEQGADIARTAVLAAGYPQSVAGVQINRFCSSGLEAVNMAAAYIMSGQQELIIAGGIESMSRVAMGADGGAMMMNPQLIAQHQFVPQGISADLIATKYGYTRTAVDTYAAESQRKAAIAHAEKRFAKSLFTVKDEIGVDVLAFDEGMRPETNVESLAKLKPSFETIGKMGLDNMALMKYPELNEINHVHHAGNSSQIVDGSAGILIGNKAMGDKLGIKPRAKITAFGVCGSEPTIMLTGPIPATQKVLKRNKMTIQDIDLFEVNEAFAAIPMLFMDILGVDPSKVNVNGGAIALGHPLGATGAIILMTLLDELERTGKGTGLASLCIGGGMGIATVIERV, from the coding sequence ATGAACCAAGCCTATATCTACGATGCCTGTCGTACTCCAAGAGGCCGAGGCAAATCGGATGGAGCGTTACACGATATACAACCCGTACAGTTAGCTCAACAAGTATTGGAGCAACTCCGTAACCGCAATCAGCTAGACCCTACTTGGGTGGACGATGTTATTTTGGGCTGTGTAACTCCTATTGGCGAACAAGGAGCTGATATTGCTCGCACAGCGGTATTGGCGGCGGGGTATCCTCAAAGTGTAGCAGGTGTACAAATCAACCGTTTTTGCTCATCGGGTTTAGAGGCTGTTAATATGGCCGCAGCCTATATTATGTCGGGGCAACAAGAACTTATTATTGCTGGTGGCATCGAATCGATGTCGCGCGTGGCAATGGGTGCCGATGGCGGTGCTATGATGATGAATCCACAGCTTATAGCTCAACACCAGTTTGTACCCCAAGGTATTTCGGCCGATTTGATTGCTACAAAATATGGCTATACCCGAACAGCCGTAGACACTTACGCCGCTGAGTCGCAACGCAAAGCAGCTATTGCTCATGCCGAAAAACGTTTTGCCAAGTCGTTGTTTACCGTAAAAGACGAAATAGGCGTAGATGTCCTAGCATTTGATGAAGGTATGAGACCCGAAACCAATGTAGAAAGTTTGGCTAAGCTCAAACCGTCGTTTGAGACAATAGGAAAAATGGGATTAGACAACATGGCTCTTATGAAATACCCCGAACTCAACGAGATTAACCATGTCCATCACGCTGGCAATTCGTCACAAATTGTAGATGGTTCGGCAGGTATTTTGATTGGCAACAAAGCTATGGGCGATAAGCTTGGTATAAAACCACGAGCCAAGATAACGGCCTTTGGTGTATGTGGCTCTGAGCCAACAATAATGCTTACTGGGCCTATTCCTGCTACTCAAAAAGTGCTAAAACGCAACAAAATGACTATTCAAGATATTGACCTATTTGAGGTAAACGAGGCCTTTGCAGCTATTCCTATGCTTTTTATGGATATTTTGGGTGTAGACCCTAGCAAAGTAAATGTCAATGGTGGAGCTATTGCCCTTGGACACCCGCTTGGAGCAACAGGAGCAATTATTTTGATGACTCTGTTAGATGAACTAGAACGAACAGGAAAAGGCACAGGACTGGCAAGTTTGTGTATTGGTGGCGGTATGGGTATTGCCACAGTTATAGAAAGAGTCTAA
- a CDS encoding pyridoxine 5'-phosphate synthase, translating to MTKLSVNINKIATLRNSRGGNNPNVVQVALDCERFGAEGITVHPRPDERHIRYQDVYDLKTVVTTEFNIEGNPTEAKFIELVLANKPTQVTLVPDALGAITSNAGWDTITHQSRLQDLVALFKEAGIRTSIFVDPDERMVEGAKTTGTDRIELYTEPYAEHYAKDRATAIKDFVKAATLANQLGLGLNAGHDLSLENLRYFQQNIPNLLEVSIGHALVCDALYYGLENTIQFYLKETKAID from the coding sequence ATGACAAAACTCAGTGTTAATATAAACAAAATTGCCACACTTCGTAACTCAAGAGGTGGCAATAACCCCAATGTAGTACAAGTAGCCTTGGACTGCGAGCGTTTTGGAGCTGAAGGAATTACGGTGCATCCTCGTCCCGACGAGCGTCATATTCGCTACCAAGATGTTTATGATTTAAAAACAGTAGTTACTACTGAATTTAATATTGAGGGTAACCCTACCGAAGCCAAGTTTATCGAACTCGTTTTGGCCAATAAGCCTACCCAAGTCACGCTTGTACCGGATGCTCTTGGGGCTATTACCTCTAATGCTGGCTGGGATACTATTACCCACCAAAGCCGTTTGCAAGATTTGGTAGCGTTGTTCAAAGAAGCGGGTATCAGAACCTCTATTTTTGTAGACCCCGACGAACGCATGGTGGAAGGAGCAAAAACTACAGGTACAGACCGCATAGAACTCTATACCGAGCCTTATGCCGAGCATTATGCCAAAGATAGAGCTACCGCTATCAAAGATTTTGTCAAAGCAGCAACCTTGGCCAACCAACTCGGCTTAGGCTTGAATGCTGGACATGATTTGAGCTTGGAAAATTTAAGATATTTTCAACAAAATATCCCTAACTTATTGGAGGTGTCGATAGGGCATGCTCTTGTTTGTGATGCTTTGTATTATGGTTTAGAAAATACTATACAATTCTACCTTAAAGAAACAAAAGCTATTGATTAA
- a CDS encoding GatB/YqeY domain-containing protein produces MSLKTNIESGIKDAMRAKDQDRLRALRAIKSLILLEETSGSNSGEVSADAEMKILMKAAKQRKDSMEVFLAQGRSDLAEKEQAELTVIEEFLPKQLTEDELKAKLAEIIARVGASAPSDLGKVMGVASKELAGLAEGKAISATVKALLG; encoded by the coding sequence ATGTCACTTAAAACAAATATTGAAAGTGGTATCAAAGATGCCATGCGTGCCAAAGACCAAGACCGTTTGAGAGCACTCCGTGCGATAAAATCACTTATTTTACTAGAAGAAACATCTGGTAGTAATAGTGGTGAAGTATCGGCCGATGCTGAAATGAAAATATTAATGAAAGCGGCCAAACAACGTAAAGATTCAATGGAAGTATTCTTGGCTCAAGGTCGTAGCGACTTGGCTGAAAAAGAACAAGCTGAATTAACCGTAATCGAAGAGTTTTTGCCAAAACAATTGACCGAAGATGAGCTAAAGGCAAAATTGGCTGAAATTATCGCAAGAGTAGGTGCTTCTGCACCCTCTGACTTGGGCAAAGTAATGGGAGTAGCGTCTAAAGAACTAGCAGGCTTGGCCGAAGGAAAGGCTATCTCTGCTACAGTAAAGGCTCTTCTTGGCTAA
- a CDS encoding CvpA family protein encodes MKLIDILILLPILWGGFIGYQRGIIIEAISIAAFIISVIIGFKTLGLATTWVSPYVDSRITGRILPYIGFGAVFFPIVYMINKLGWLLRKSIRYTVLGSFDSLAGALVGGLTWSFGISVILWLATAIGIKIPPKGEKEAYYLLPLVKPFAPKVVDKAIEIVPRQLSKMTQGNK; translated from the coding sequence ATGAAACTAATTGATATTCTTATTCTTCTTCCTATTCTCTGGGGTGGCTTTATTGGCTATCAGCGGGGTATCATCATTGAAGCTATCTCTATTGCAGCCTTTATTATCTCTGTTATTATTGGTTTTAAAACACTCGGACTAGCCACTACATGGGTTTCGCCCTATGTCGACAGCCGAATAACTGGGCGGATTTTGCCATATATAGGCTTTGGTGCAGTGTTTTTCCCGATTGTTTATATGATTAATAAGTTGGGATGGTTGTTAAGAAAATCAATTAGGTATACTGTTTTAGGGAGTTTTGATTCGTTGGCTGGGGCGTTGGTGGGTGGCCTCACGTGGTCGTTTGGTATAAGTGTAATACTATGGCTGGCAACAGCCATTGGTATCAAAATACCACCTAAAGGAGAAAAAGAAGCATATTATTTGTTGCCCTTAGTAAAACCCTTTGCCCCCAAGGTGGTTGATAAAGCCATAGAGATTGTACCTCGGCAATTGAGTAAAATGACTCAGGGTAATAAGTAA
- the rlmN gene encoding 23S rRNA (adenine(2503)-C(2))-methyltransferase RlmN, with protein sequence MEIAVANKKDIRKLTLNQIKEFLVENGEQGFRAKQVYEWLWKKSAQDFDEMTNLSKKTREFLAENFEIRAVKVAEKQVSSDKTIKSSFALFDQNLVEGVLIPADDRMTACVSSQVGCSLTCKFCATGYMDRKRNLDPAEIYDQVVRIRDQAESHYQTPLTNIVYMGMGEPLLNYASVLQSVEMITSPEGLGMSPKRITVSTAGIAKMIKKLGDDEVKFNLALSLHAANDTKRNQIMPINESNTLEALKEALQYFYKKTGNRITLEYIVFYKFNDSLEDAKELWQFAKQFPCKVNIIEYNPIAEANYTNTDPQTLEKFAKFLEDKGMVVNVRRSRGKDIDAACGQLAGKKKAEAASSETEFITKS encoded by the coding sequence ATGGAAATTGCAGTAGCAAATAAAAAAGATATTCGTAAACTCACATTGAACCAAATCAAAGAGTTTTTGGTAGAAAATGGAGAACAAGGCTTTAGAGCCAAACAAGTGTATGAGTGGCTTTGGAAAAAATCGGCACAGGATTTTGACGAAATGACGAATCTTTCTAAAAAAACAAGAGAGTTTTTGGCCGAAAATTTTGAAATCAGAGCCGTAAAAGTAGCTGAAAAGCAAGTGAGTTCTGACAAAACTATCAAATCGTCGTTTGCCTTATTTGACCAAAATTTGGTTGAAGGTGTATTGATTCCTGCCGACGACCGAATGACGGCCTGTGTGTCTTCTCAAGTGGGCTGTTCGTTGACTTGTAAATTTTGTGCAACAGGTTATATGGACAGAAAACGCAACCTCGACCCCGCCGAAATTTATGACCAAGTGGTCAGAATACGTGACCAAGCCGAATCGCATTATCAAACCCCACTTACCAATATTGTATATATGGGTATGGGCGAGCCATTATTGAATTATGCCAGTGTATTGCAGTCGGTCGAAATGATTACTTCGCCCGAAGGCTTGGGTATGTCGCCCAAGCGTATTACTGTTTCGACAGCGGGTATTGCCAAAATGATTAAAAAATTGGGCGATGATGAAGTGAAGTTCAATTTGGCTTTGTCGTTGCATGCCGCCAACGATACCAAGCGTAACCAAATTATGCCTATCAATGAAAGCAACACCTTGGAAGCATTGAAAGAAGCGTTGCAGTATTTTTACAAAAAAACAGGAAATAGAATTACTTTAGAATATATTGTTTTTTATAAATTCAACGACAGTTTGGAAGATGCCAAAGAATTATGGCAATTTGCAAAACAATTTCCTTGTAAAGTGAATATTATAGAATACAATCCAATTGCCGAAGCCAATTACACCAATACCGACCCACAAACTTTAGAGAAATTTGCTAAATTTTTAGAAGACAAAGGGATGGTAGTAAATGTTCGTCGTTCAAGAGGAAAAGATATTGATGCAGCCTGTGGCCAATTGGCAGGTAAGAAAAAAGCCGAGGCGGCATCGTCTGAAACAGAATTTATAACCAAATCCTAA
- a CDS encoding fatty acid desaturase family protein gives MEKVSFNNKNSVFFNALRKRVNEYFQANDIRPTGNYKLYLKTAILLAAAFLLYVVLVFFTPVGWLSIGLSALLGFNLAAIGFNVMHDGAHGSFSQKKWVNELMGYSLNIMGGSVYLWKFKHNFNHHSFTNIDGMDDDIDIKPWMRVSETQEKHWFHRFQHIYWIFLYGWTYLLWIFWQDFQKYFTGKVGDTKFRKMDLKEHAIFWATKLGYVGVFIVLPIYQVGLLDALIGYFIIAFVCGFVSAVVFQLAHVVEQAQFPMPDEQTAKIDTEWAIHQIRTTANFATKSKIVSWFTGGLNFQVEHHLFPKISHVHYPKINELVRETCQQFGITYLEYPTVLSALRSHIVHLKHIGTV, from the coding sequence ATGGAAAAAGTGAGTTTTAACAACAAAAACAGTGTGTTTTTTAATGCACTAAGAAAAAGAGTTAACGAGTATTTTCAAGCAAATGATATTCGTCCAACAGGTAACTACAAATTGTACCTCAAAACGGCTATACTATTAGCGGCAGCCTTTCTTTTGTATGTCGTATTAGTGTTTTTTACACCTGTAGGCTGGCTTTCGATAGGGCTTTCGGCTCTTTTAGGATTTAATTTGGCTGCTATTGGCTTCAATGTAATGCACGATGGGGCTCATGGTAGTTTTTCGCAGAAAAAATGGGTTAACGAATTGATGGGCTATTCGCTCAATATTATGGGGGGAAGTGTGTATTTGTGGAAATTCAAGCATAATTTTAATCATCACTCTTTTACTAATATTGATGGAATGGACGATGATATTGATATTAAGCCTTGGATGCGTGTTAGCGAAACTCAGGAAAAACATTGGTTTCACCGTTTTCAGCATATTTATTGGATTTTCCTTTATGGCTGGACATACTTATTATGGATTTTTTGGCAGGATTTCCAAAAATATTTTACAGGTAAGGTAGGCGATACCAAATTCCGTAAAATGGATTTGAAAGAACATGCTATTTTTTGGGCAACAAAACTGGGCTATGTTGGGGTATTTATTGTATTGCCAATCTACCAAGTAGGTTTACTTGATGCTTTGATTGGGTATTTTATTATTGCTTTTGTGTGTGGCTTTGTGAGTGCGGTAGTATTTCAATTGGCTCATGTGGTAGAGCAAGCTCAGTTTCCTATGCCCGACGAGCAAACGGCTAAAATTGATACTGAATGGGCTATTCATCAAATCAGAACAACAGCCAATTTTGCAACCAAATCTAAGATTGTTTCGTGGTTTACTGGGGGGCTTAATTTTCAGGTAGAACACCATTTGTTCCCTAAAATTAGTCACGTACATTATCCAAAAATCAACGAATTAGTACGTGAAACTTGTCAACAATTTGGTATTACGTATTTAGAATATCCAACCGTTTTGAGTGCATTGCGTTCGCATATTGTGCATCTAAAACATATTGGTACTGTATAG